A portion of the Osmia lignaria lignaria isolate PbOS001 chromosome 15, iyOsmLign1, whole genome shotgun sequence genome contains these proteins:
- the LOC117600123 gene encoding neuropeptides capa receptor-like: MCKLRAYISETSSYVSVLTIVAFSIERYLAIHHPLRQYGGGLKRSIRCILCAWLVAFVFALPFVFYMNIDYVEFPPKSKRYSEESAICVMQDDIPKFPLYELSCILFFLVPMAFIGVLYMLICLRIQSDSLAQNVEGSVHGETRQAQSRKTITRMLSAVVIAFFICWAPFHIQRIMCVYGNDTYDDVSRWLFPLTGCLYYFSATVNPILYNVMSAKYRNAFKETCCCSSSNPITRIGPSSVKHSSMVCAAGSRIESQVFSMKDIESNRLKNNLHIAVQLNSDNGAKEKGIVANDPAQNNKDIDEINGENCLKESKKLSFVIHTKNGRPMCQMSNNESLSKETHI, translated from the exons ATGTGCAAATTACGAGCATACATCTCGGAAAC GTCCTCTTATGTATCGGTATTAACTATAGTGGCCTTCTCGATAGAAAGATACTTGGCAATCCATCATCCACTTCGTCAATACGGCGGTGGATTGAAACGATCCATACGATGTATCTTGTGTGCATGGTTGGTGGCTTTCGTTTTTGCTCTGCCATTCGTTTTTTACATGAACATCGATTACGTTGAATTTCCACCAA AATCCAAACGATATTCGGAAGAGTCGGCTATCTGCGTGATGCAAGATGATATACCTAAATTTCCTTTGTACGAGCTCAGCTGTATACTCTTCTTCCTTGTACCGATGGCGTTTATCGGAGTTCTTTACATGTTAATATGCTTACGAATACAGAGCGACAGCCTCGCGCAAAACGTGGAGGGATCGGTTCACGGGGAAACTAGGCAAGCTCAGTCACGGAAAACCATCACTCGAATGCTCA GTGCAGTGGTGATAGCATTCTTCATCTGTTGGGCCCCATTTCACATTCAGCGAATAATGTGCGTGTACGGGAACGATACTTACGACGATGTAAGCCGATGGTTGTTTCCACTCACTGGCTGTCTCTACTACTTTAGCGCAACAGTCAACCCTATCCTGTACAACGTGATGAGCGCAAAATACCGAAATGCTTTTAAGGAGACGTGCTGTTGTTCATCGAGCAATCCTATCACTAGGATCGGTCCTAGTAGCGTAAAGCATTCTAGCATGGTTTGTGCTGCTGGATCCAGGATCGAATCTCAGGTGTTTTCTATGAA AGACATTGAGTCGAATCGTTTGAAGAACAATTTGCATATAGCAGTTCAATTAAATTCAGACAATGGAGCCAAAGAGAAGGGGATCGTCGCAAATGATCCAGcacaaaataataaagatatcGATGAAATCAATggtgaaaattgtttaaaagaatCGAAGAAATTATCCTTTGTTATTCATACAAAAAATGGACGACCGATGTGTCAGATGTCCAATAATGAAAGTCTTTCGAAAGAGACACACATTTGA
- the LOC117612064 gene encoding neuropeptides capa receptor, giving the protein MNDTSSDDTNDLHDFWKDWDVKNLTEAEYLTKVLGPKYLPMRMVIPLTITYVVIFVTGIFGNIATCTVIVRNASMQTATNYYLFSLAISDLTLLILGLPNELSLFWQQYPWALGVSLCKIRAYVSEMSSYVSVLTIVAFSMERYLAICHPLRVYRISGLKRPIRFILAAWSIALVSAIPFAIYTKVNLVEYPPGSGNYSADSSICAMLLPYMPDFPLYELSTIIFFLIPMLVILVVYTRMGLKIRNSTKATLSSVVEGGIHGDSKQAQSRKSVIRMLSAVVILFFVCWAPFHAQRLLYVYAQESDYYPDLNEWLYILSGCLYYFSTTVNPILYNLMSMRYRHAFIQTICCKTKSTKRKSWTTRQSQKSHSNSNGKIRNSSFRCSVRYTISQAKEMFRFTASRDNVDKDGNMNDNVSRKSYVLKKEDPTSKPLLDRIHPTVQEQKSNTSSTCNTKTGNSMSTASSSL; this is encoded by the exons ATGAACGACACGTCAAGCGACGATACAAACGATTTGCATGATTTCTGGAAGGACTGGGATGTGAAGAATCTAACGGAGGCTGAGTACCTCACCAAAGTATTGGGGCCCAAGTATCTGCCCATGAGGATGGTGATACCCCTAACGATCACGTACGTTGTGATATTTGTAACTggtatatttggaaatattgccACGTGCACTGTGATCGTTAGGAATGCCTCGATGCAGACTGCTACCAACTACTACTTGTTCAGTCTGGCCATATCCGATCTTACTCTACTTATACTCG GATTACCTAACGAACTGAGCCTCTTTTGGCAGCAATACCCATGGGCTTTGGGGGTGAGTCTTTGCAAAATCAGGGCATACGTGTCGGAAAT GTCATCTTACGTATCGGTTCTTACGATAGTGGCCTTCTCAATGGAAAGATATTTAGCCATTTGTCATCCGCTACGAGTCTACAGGATAAGTGGTCTCAAAAGACCGATACGTTTCATTTTGGCTGCATGGTCGATCGCATTGGTCTCAGCGATACCATTTGCGATCTACACGAAAGTGAATTTGGTCGAGTACCCACCAG GTTCTGGAAATTATTCAGCTGATTCGTCAATATGCGCGATGCTCCTGCCATACATGCCTGATTTTCCTCTCTACGAGTTGAGCACCATCATCTTCTTCTTGATACCGATGCTCGTTATTCTTGTGGTGTACACGAGGATGGGTCTGAAGATCAGGAATAGCACGAAAGCCACCCTGAGCTCGGTGGTGGAGGGCGGGATCCATGGAGATTCGAAACAGGCTCAGTCCAGGAAATCTGTCATCAGAATGTTGA GTGCCGTAGTCATTTTGTTCTTCGTATGTTGGGCTCCGTTTCACGCTCAACGACTGCTTTACGTTTACGCGCAGGAGTCCGATTACTATCCCGACCTAAACGAGTGGTTGTACATTCTCAGTGGATGTCTCTACTACTTCAGTACGACCGTGAACcccattttatataatttaatgagCATGAGGTACCGGCACGCGTTCATACAAACGATTTGCTGCAAAACGAAGAGCACAAAGAGAAAAAGCTGGACCACCAGACAGTCTCAGAAAAGTCATAGCAATTCAAATGGAAAAATACGCAATTCGAGCTTCAGGTGTTCCGTAag gTACACTATCAGCCAAGCGAAAGAAATGTTTCGATTCACTGCCAGTCGAGATAACGTAGACAAAGATGGGAATATGAACGATAACGTCTCTCGTAAATCTTACGTATTAAAGAAGGAAGACCCGACGTCTAAACCACTTCTCGATCGAATACATCCCACTGTACAGGAACAGAAAAGCAATACAAGTTCCACGTGTAACACGAAAACTGGCAACTCCATGTCTACGGCTAGCAGTTCTTTATAA
- the LOC117612063 gene encoding putative RNA-binding protein EIF1AD has product MSKATKRKYVVKEIQDLSVPTESQSIVRIIESRGNNLHEVEDAARNQYLVSMPTKFRRNIWVKRGDFVLVEPISEGDKVKAEIVKILTREHKRWYREQNCWPREFDERINSKEAAEEQNEDDLFVNTNRLSHNLNRIGNKGDTSSDESDSS; this is encoded by the exons atgtcAAAAGCAACAAAACGTAAATATGTCGTTAAAGAAATCCAAGACTTGAGTGTTCCTACCGAATCGCAATCTATTGTGCGAATAATTGAATCGCGGGGTAATAATTTACACGAAGTCGAAGATGCTGCTAGGAATCAATACCTGGTGTCAATGCCGACGAAGtttagaagaaatatttgggtGAAACGAGGCGACTTCGTGCTGGTAGAACCAATATCGGAAGGAGATAAAGTGAAGGCGGAAATCGTTAAGATTCTGACACGA GAGCATAAAAGATGGTATCGCGAACAGAATTGTTGGCCCCGTGAATTCGATGAAAGAATCAACTCCAAAGAAGCTGCCGAAGAACAAAACGAAGACGATCTTTTTGTAAATACTAATAGATTGTCGCACAATTTGAATAGGATAGGTAATAAGGGTGATACTAGTTCCGACGAATCTGATTCTagttaa
- the tam gene encoding DNA polymerase gamma, catalytic subunit tam, with the protein MKRHLINISNKQKYPLLNRNLKNNYYKQCTWKIIHSKRCGSGLTLKNMHKSNEDSENDVNEENDSKISNSVLHVSYNKSQVHIEQKDLSHVPTNFEQSFYNNVYPLHKSKNNNYDEMNIFVKNKVVQEENSNENLETGANTRINENLKTDVNTRINEINIQMLSKSLHKQIFKSSYKQEKLSEEEVQAIKHNLSLYGINVEDATRLPEVDIKLPDLEGDDIEQHFYNIAEAQIKPYVNIIEKIMKNIPKMPTEWVLHEGWTRYTPNGVEFVDYPLEDGIIFDVEVCMKEGHLPTLATAVTSEAWYGWVSKSLTDGTSRNFEGKQFTMDELIPIESTAEEHGKKLSTYHRKPKIVVGHNVSFDRCKIKEQYWLKSTGLRFIDTMSLHISVGGINSYQRSILNSKKDTEEKYNLLMQTSLNSLAEVHKFYCGSELNKEFRDIFVDGTLAEIKQDFNTLMTYCANDVIATHKVLVHLFPLFTSRFPHPVTLAGMLELSTAYLPINSNWQRYINESESVFEDLNYETKFILSKRANAVCELMHNDKYKEDLWMWSEDWSTQELKVKGQYSKLKKSCKVQSTANEEMNSQKHLTKAEEEEEEDPLEKEFAYLKETRKFFPAKLPHMPGYPAWYRALCSKKSDVNWLPGPQNISTSKKIVPKLLNLTWEHYPLHYIKDKGWGILVPYSNDLNIETEVPLKQLLKQCSLPQIENDSDGNEYTMSNLNEDVTNELHKTEFWRNKKKKPQVELQNIYRGSALWCNVDIDNCCYFLKLPHKNGANYNVGNPLAKDFLTKFSEHVLAGLDASAADILKNSRMVSYWRNNRDRIMSQFAVWFENHYLPDSVKITKKSMNYGAIIPLLVVCGTLTRRAVDATWITASNAHTERVGSELRAIIQAPPGYNIVGADVDSQELWISSIIGDAHYKKIHGATPFGWMTLMGTKSNETDMHSVTAKAVGISRSQAKIINYARIYGSGQKFAETLLKQFNPCMTNAEAASKSRKMFTMTKGKKIYRLKPEFLNELLDKEYTFFQAYQTSQMYGKTVLDMFEKPKWVGGSESAMFNRLEEIAGSPSPVTPFLDSRLTRALEGHTNNEKYLPTKVNWVVQSGAVDFLHLMLVSMKWLMKDNIRFCMSFHDEVRYMVQSRYKYNAALAMHVTNLLTRSFCASRLGMKDLPMSVAFFTSVEVDTVLRKESENDCITPSNPHGLKNGYEIPIGESLDVWEAIEKSGGNLRSGYKKTICKIVSKQKNKPKEASVSGKI; encoded by the coding sequence atgaaacgtcatttaattaatatttctaataaacaaaaatatccTCTTTTAAATCGTAATCTTAAAAACAATTACTACAAGCAATGCACATGGAAAATTATTCACTCTAAAAGATGTGGTTCTGGTCTAACCTTAAAGAATATGCATAAATCTAATGAAGATTCAGAAAATGATGTTAACGAAGAAaatgattctaaaatttcaaattcggtTTTACATGTTTCATACAATAAAAGTCAGGTTCATATAGAACAAAAGGATTTGTCTCATGTACCtacaaattttgaacaaagtttCTACAACAATGTATACCCTCTACATAAGAGCAAGAATAATAATTACGACGAGatgaatatttttgtaaaaaataaagtgGTACAAGAAGAAAATAGTAATGAAAATTTGGAAACTGGTGCTAATACAAGAATTAATGAAAATCTGAAAACTGATGTTAATACAAggattaatgaaattaacatACAAATGCTTTCAAAATCATTGCACAAGCAAATATTCAAGTCTTCCTATAAGCAAGAAAAATTATCAGAGGAAGAAGTACAAGCtataaaacataatttaagTTTGTATGGAATAAATGTTGAAGATGCAACTAGATTACCAGAGGTAGACATTAAATTACCTGATTTAGAAGGAGATGATATAGAGCAACACTTTTATAATATTGCAGAGGCACAAATTAAACCTTACGTAAACATTATAgagaagataatgaaaaatattcctaAAATGCCAACTGAGTGGGTGTTACATGAAGGATGGACCAGATATACTCCTAATGGAGTAGAATTTGTAGATTATCCATTAGAAGATGGTATTATTTTTGATGTGGAAGTTTGTATGAAAGAAGGACATTTACCAACACTTGCAACTGCAGTAACTAGTGAAGCATGGTATGGTTGGGTGTCAAAGTCATTAACAGATGGTACAAGTAGAAATTTTGAAGGTAAACAGTTTACCATGGATGAGCTTATTCCAATCGAAAGTACAGCTGAAGAACATGGGAAAAAATTGAGTACTTACCATAGAAAACCAAAAATTGTAGTAGGTCACAATGTATCATTTGATAGATGTAAGATTAAGGAACAGTATTGGTTGAAAAGTACAGGATTAAGGTTTATAGATACAATGTCTCTTCATATATCTGTAGGTGGAATCAATAGTTATCAAAGATCAATTTTGAATTCTAAAAAAGAtacagaagaaaaatataatttgctTATGCAAACTTCATTAAACAGTTTGGCAGAAGTTCACAAATTTTATTGTGGTAGTGAACTAAACAAGGAATTTAGAGATATATTTGTAGATGGGACTTTGGCAGAAATCAAACAAGACTTTAATACTCTGATGACTTATTGTGCAAATGATGTAATTGCTACTCACAAAGTATTGGTTCACTTATTTCCACTTTTTACAAGCAGATTTCCTCATCCTGTTACATTAGCAGGAATGTTAGAGCTTAGTACGGCATATCTACCCATAAATTCAAATTGGCAAAGGTACATAAATGAATCAGAATCTGTTTTTGAAGATTTAAACTATGAGACCAAGTTTATTCTTTCTAAAAGGGCTAATGCTGTTTGCGAATTAATGCACAATGATAAATATAAGGAAGATTTGTGGATGTGGAGTGAAGATTGGAGCACGCAGGAACTTAAAGTAAAGGGACAGTATTCAAAACTAAAGAAAAGTTGTAAAGTACAAAGTACAGCAAATGAAGAGATGAATTCTCAAAAGCACTTAACAAAGgctgaagaagaggaagaagaagatccTTTGGAGAAAGAATTTGCATATctaaaagaaacaagaaaattttTTCCTGCAAAATTACCACATATGCCAGGGTATCCAGCATGGTACAGAGCACTTTGTTCTAAAAAAAGTGACGTAAATTGGTTGCCAGGTCCCCAGAATATAAGTACATCTAAGAAAATTGTCCCAAAACTTCTGAATCTGACATGGGAGCATTAtcctttacattatattaaagaTAAAGGTTGGGGTATTTTAGTACCATATAGTAATGATTTAAATATCGAAACTGAAGTGCCTTTAAAACAACTGTTAAAACAGTGCTCTCTACCACAGATAGAAAATGATTCTGATGGAAACGAATATACGATGTCAAATCTCAATGAAGATGTTACAAATGAATTGCACAAAACTGAGTTCTGGcgcaacaagaaaaagaagcctCAAGTCGAATTGCAAAACATTTATAGAGGTAGTGCACTTTGGTGCAACGTGGATATAGATAATTGTTGTTACTTTCTGAAATTGCCACATAAAAACGGCGCAAATTATAACGTTGGTAATCCTCTTGCTAAAGATTTTCTGACCAAATTTTCTGAACATGTACTTGCTGGTTTGGACGCGAGTGCTGcagatatattaaaaaattctagaatggtATCTTACTGGAGGAACAACAGGGACAGAATTATGTCACAGTTTGCGGTATGGtttgaaaatcattatttacCAGACAGTgttaaaattacaaagaaatcAATGAATTACGGCGCAATTATACCGTTGTTAGTTGTTTGTGGAACCCTGACCAGGCGAGCCGTAGATGCTACATGGATAACTGCTTCCAACGCCCACACCGAACGTGTCGGTTCTGAATTACGAGCCATAATACAGGCTCCACCGGGATACAATATCGTTGGCGCAGACGTGGACAGTCAAGAACTATGGATTTCATCGATAATAGGAGACGCTCACTATAAGAAGATCCATGGAGCTACGCCCTTCGGTTGGATGACCCTGATGGGTACCAAGTCCAACGAAACAGATATGCACAGCGTCACTGCTAAAGCCGTTGGAATATCCAGGAGTCAGGCTAAGATCATTAACTACGCTAGGATCTATGGTTCTGGTCAAAAGTTTGCGGAAACACTTTTGAAACAGTTCAATCCTTGCATGACGAATGCGGAGGCTGCATCTAAATCTCGAAAAATGTTTACCATGACTAAAGGGAAGAAGATCTATCGGCTGAAGCCGGAATTCTTAAACGAACTACTCGACAAAGAGTATACGTTTTTTCAGGCGTATCAAACATCCCAAATGTACGGTAAAACTGTACTGGATATGTTTGAGAAACCTAAATGGGTAGGTGGTTCGGAGTCGGCCATGTTCAACAGGCTGGAGGAAATAGCAGGGAGCCCTTCTCCTGTTACCCCGTTCTTGGATTCTCGATTGACCCGTGCATTGGAGGGTCACACGAACAACGAGAAATATTTACCGACCAAAGTAAATTGGGTCGTTCAGAGTGGAGCAGTTGATTTCTTGCATTTAATGTTGGTCTCGATGAAGTGGCTGATGAAGGATAACATAAGGTTTTGTATGTCGTTCCACGACGAGGTGCGATACATGGTACAGTCTCGTTATAAATACAACGCCGCTCTTGCCATGCATGTAACTAATCTCTTAACAAGGTCTTTCTGCGCTTCGCGACTCGGCATGAAAGATCTCCCCATGTCGGTAGCGTTTTTCACTTCCGTGGAAGTAGACACCGTGTTGCGTAAAGAATCTGAAAATGATTGTATTACACCGTCCAATCCGCATGGTTTGAAAAATGGCTATGAAATTCCCATTGGGGAAAGTTTGGACGTTTGGGAGGCTATAGAAAAGTCGGGAGGAAATTTAAGATCAGGATATAAAAAGACCATCTGCAAGATTGTGTCCAAGCAAAAGAATAAGCCAAAGGAGGCATCAGTATCGGGTAAAATTTAA
- the Cep97 gene encoding centrosomal protein 97kDa, giving the protein MASTESLVCDTLDLSGQGLKKLSRCPSDASINTLIIDDNELQRLDNLDSYHRITKLSIVRNQLLRMYGVSKLHNLVTLNLANNGILTIEGIKNMINLQTLCLAGNNIKSIEHLHTNTKLEHLDLSENSISHVSDISYLQNLKELFLHNNRIITLRQCERYLPTSLETFTLANNNITDLNEMSHLANLKNLVNFSIANNPCVSMTVNSIGFDYRPFVINWCMSLKSIDGYPVDPIESLKAEWLYSQGRGRQFRVGEHALLAQYLASVCPLSGESLENETDRKLRLILSKAQHHQQQLNQQSDTGSVHSLSSVGMSPSPAARRRLSHNRTSSPRRTSTTRNSLRIRSPDRMVSSCHTDAMVSSCHTLLNEDHESLMTQSLDPNMLSGTLNNKALNASVPQDVEETSSPLQAATKLVPVPESLMSPDFRPPSGLSRVLAKTPPSKLTSPCQVTVPSKSTSDGDGKVIPIINTVNPMAKTNLSAVKANALVKSNSATNCSIGKPNIAKPIITSSSIKCPHSVKINNYVQSKTLPAKRPTKNSPNLGRTIQRPKSANDRIKSSMVKKSGDVDADNATQSSDEDSEMCQAKLDGIRHRAIQRRQEDSNKDQDEAEKAAICIQRMWRGYHTRNLNKKATNILKTIEMIRTNKYIQKLSTDMEATRTALESEHKLQLLQMQAINALWKKVVSLQPAANRDSAGNDNENIAQNVDVVTNLAQTCNLLHTQVQQLQDSMSEIKRCMSSMQSKPNLVDNGVATQTEISAVHTPAGEENTFPYARPHRPQTLPIHQTIHEGNENKSFASNLIDSVLKKVSQSTDTTDDEVNTDILNSNENPELLNSNEHPDMFKSCEEIIEPDFKEITEHDTKDEYDIIDNAALNGEVCEETLYKELHNLIETEITTESCTNLEKENRGEEIENEQH; this is encoded by the exons ATGGCTTCAACGG aaTCTTTAGTGTGCGACACACTCGATTTAAGTGGTCAAGGTCTAAAGAAACTTTCCCGTTGTCCGTCAGATGCAAGTATCAATACATTGATCATAGACGATAATGAACTTCAACGCCTCGATAATCTTGATTCTTACCACAGGATTACTAAG cTCTCAATAGTAAGGAACCAGTTGTTGCGTATGTATGGAGTATCAAAGTTACATAATCTTGTAACTCTTAATTTAGCAAATAACGGTATATTGACTATAGAAGGTATAAAGAATATGATAAATTTGCAAACATTGTGCCTAGCTGGTAACAATATAAAG TCTATTGAACATTTACACACAAATACTAAATTGGAGCATTTGGATTTGTCTGAAAATAGTATTAGCCATGTTTCGGACATTTCATATCTACAGAACTTGAAG GAACTTTTTTTACATAACAATCGCATAATAACATTGAGACAATGTGAACGCTATTTACCCACATCTCTAGAAACATTTACATTAGCTAATAATAACATTACTGATTTAAATGAAATGTCACATTTagctaatttaaaaaatttagtaaatttttCAATTGCTAATAATCCGTGTGTTAGTATGACAGTTAACAGTAT TGGTTTTGACTATCGTCCTTTTGTTATCAATTGGTGTATGAGCTTGAAATCAATTGATGGCTATCCTGTTGATCCTATTGAAAG CTTGAAGGCAGAGTGGTTGTATTCTCAGGGACGCGGTAGACAATTTCGGGTCGGTGAACATGCACTACTTGCACAATATTTAGCATCTGTCTGCCCTCTTTCTGGTGAATCCCTAGAAAATGAAACTGACAGGAAGCTTAGGCTGATTTTAAGTAAAGCACAACATCATCAACAACAATTAAATCAACAAAGTGATACTGGAAGTGTGCACAGCTTAAGTAGCGTCGGAATGAGTCCTTCTCCGGCCGCTAGGCGTAGACTTAGTCATAACAGGACAAGTTCTCCTAGACGTACCA GTACAACAAGAAATTCATTAAGAATAAGGTCTCCAGATAGAATGGTATCTAGTTGTCACACTGATGCTATGGTTTCTTCATGTCACACTTTGTTAAATGAAGATCATGAGTCATTAATGACTCAGAGTTTAGATCCAAATATGCTTAGCGGTACTTTAAACAATAAAGCATTAAACGCTTCTGTTCCACAAGATGTAGAAG AAACATCTAGCCCCCTTCAAGCCGCAACGAAATTAGTACCAGTTCCAGAATCTCTAATGAGTCCAGATTTTCGCCCACCTTCTGGTCTTTCACGTGTTCTAGCAAAAACTCCACCAAGTAAATTAACATCACCTTGCCAAGTTACAGTGCCTAGTAAATCCACTTCTGATGGAGATGGCAAAGTTATTCCTATAATAAATACAGTAAATCCAATGGCAAAAACGAATCTTAGCGCTGTGAAAGCAAATGCACTTGTAAAAAGTAATTCTGCAACAAACTGCAGTATCGGAAAACCAAATATTGCTAAACCCATTATCACAAGTAGTAGTATTAAGTGTCCCCATagcgtgaaaattaataattatgttcAAAGTAAAACATTGCCTGCAAAACGACCTACAAAGAATTCACCGAATTTAGGCAGAACTATACAAAGGCCAAAAAGTGCAAATGACAGAATAAAGAGTAGTATGGTAAAAAAAAGTGGAGATGTAGATGCAGATAATGCTACTCAGAGCAGTGATGAAGATAGTGAAATGTGTCAAGCAAAATTAGACGGTATTCGACATAGAGCGATTCAAAGAAGACAAGAAGATAGTAACAAAG ATCAAGATGAAGCAGAGAAAGCAGCAATATGCATTCAAAGAATGTGGAGAGGATATCATACTAGAAATCTCAATAAAAAAGCAACCAATATACTGAAAACTATTGAAATGATaagaacaaataaatatattCA GAAATTGTCTACTGACATGGAAGCTACTAGAACTGCTTTAGAAAGTGAACATAAACTACAATTATTGCAAATGCAAGCAATTAACGCATTATGGAAAAAAGTTGTTAGTCTTCAGCCTGCTGCTAATCGAGATTCTGCAGGCAATGATAATGAAAACATTGCACAAAACGTAGATGTTGTAACTAATTTAGCGCAAACATGTAATTTGTTGCATACTCAG GTGCAACAATTACAAGATTCTATGTCAGAAATAAAACGATGCATGTCAAGTATGCAATCTAAACCAAATCTAGTCGATAACGGTGTCGCGACTCAAACTGAGATATCTGCTGTTCATACCCCAGCAGGCGAAGAAAACACATTTCCGTACGCACGGCCACATAGACCGCAGACTTTACCAATTCATCAGACTATTCatgaaggaaatgaaaataaaagttttGCATCTAATTTGATTGACAGTGTgttaaaaaaagtctctcagTCTACAGATACGACAGATGATGAAGTTAATACTGACATTTTAAATTCGAATGAAAATCCTGAACTATTGAATTCAAATGAACATCCTGATATGTTCAAAAGTTGTGAAGAAATTATAGAACCTGATTTCAAGGAGATTACAGAACATGATACGAAAGATGAATATGACATAATTGATAATGCTGCTCTAAATGGTGAAGTTTGTGAAGAAACATTATATAAGGAATTGCACAATTTAATTGAAACAGAAATTACAACAGAAAGTTGCACAaatcttgaaaaagaaaatcgtggagaagaaattgaaaatgaacaacATTAA